One Ricinus communis isolate WT05 ecotype wild-type chromosome 1, ASM1957865v1, whole genome shotgun sequence DNA window includes the following coding sequences:
- the LOC8280940 gene encoding vacuolar protein sorting-associated protein 60.1: MRRVFGVKKDKEPPPSIQDASDRINKKGDSVDDKIKKLDAELTRYREQIKKTRPGPAQEAVKARAMRVLKQKRMYEGQRDMLYNQTFNLDQVAFASEGIKDAQQTMSALKSANKELKGMMKTVKIQDIDNLQDEMMDLMDVSNEIQETLGRSYNIPDDIDEEELMGELDALEADMGLEIEGDGVPSYLQPDKEPDLDSELNLPSAPTGQAAGPAGRNNAQAEDELGLPAVPRASIRG; encoded by the exons atgagaagagTGTTCGGCGTTAAGAAAGATAAAGAACCTCCTCCTTCTATTCAAGATGCCTCCGACAGG ataaataaaaaaggtgATTCAGTGGATGATAAGATCAAGAAACTGGACGCAGAGCTGACTAGATACAGAGAACAGATTAAGAAAACAAGACCTGGGCCTGCTCAAGAGGCGGTTAAAGCTAGAGCCATGAGGGTTCTTAAGCAAAAGCGAAT GTATGAAGGACAGAGGGACATGCTTTACAACCAGACATTCAACCTTGATCAAGTTGCATTTGCTTCGGAGGGTATTAAAGATGCTCAACAAACG ATGTCAGCTTTGAAATCTGCCAATAAAGAATTGAAAGGAATGATGAAAACTGTGAAGATCCAAGACATTGAT AACTTACAAGATGAGATGATGGACCTGATGGATGTGAGTAACGAAATCCAAGAGACACTGGGTAGAAGCTACAATATACCTGATGACATTGATGAGGAAGAACTCATGGGAG AACTTGATGCACTAGAAGCAGACATGGGACTGGAAATTGAAGGTGATGGTGTACCTTCTTATCTGCAACCCGATAAGGAACCTGATCTGGATTCAGAACTCAACTTACCTTCAGCACCCACAGGACAAGCAGCAGGACCAGCGGGTAGAAATAATGCCCAG GCTGAGGATGAACTAGGTTTACCTGCTGTCCCTCGGGCGTCTATCCGCGGATAG